One genomic segment of Devosia sp. includes these proteins:
- a CDS encoding tripartite tricarboxylate transporter substrate-binding protein has translation MVAVSAQDYPTQPVTIVVPFSAGGPTDTVTRLVAAAMSEDLGQQVVVQNVGGAGGTLGAGQVAAAANDGYTLLLHHIGMSTAPALYASLPYDPMTDFAPIGLVTEVPMTLVARKDFEPATLEDLIAFIKENGENVTYANAGIGAASQLCGLLVMDALGTKMTEVPYQGTGPALTDLLGGQIDMMCDQTTNTTNQILAGEIKAYAVTTPERIAVLPDLPTLAEGGLENFNLAIWHGLYAPAGTDQAIIDRLSQSLQKALADEMVGNSFAELGTYPVPADQATPAALAQKLEGQIGLWAEVIAAAGVSAQ, from the coding sequence ATGGTCGCCGTCTCGGCGCAGGACTACCCGACCCAGCCGGTGACCATCGTTGTGCCCTTCTCGGCCGGTGGTCCCACCGATACCGTGACGCGCCTGGTCGCTGCGGCCATGAGCGAAGACCTCGGCCAGCAGGTCGTGGTGCAGAATGTCGGCGGTGCCGGCGGTACGCTGGGCGCCGGCCAGGTGGCCGCGGCCGCCAATGACGGCTACACGCTGCTGCTGCACCACATCGGCATGTCCACGGCGCCGGCGCTCTATGCGAGCCTGCCCTATGACCCGATGACCGACTTCGCTCCTATCGGCCTCGTCACCGAAGTGCCGATGACCCTGGTGGCCCGCAAGGATTTCGAGCCGGCAACGCTCGAAGACCTCATCGCCTTCATCAAGGAAAACGGCGAAAACGTCACCTATGCCAATGCCGGCATCGGCGCCGCCAGCCAGCTCTGCGGCCTCCTGGTCATGGATGCCCTGGGCACCAAGATGACCGAAGTGCCCTATCAGGGTACGGGCCCGGCGCTGACCGACCTGCTCGGCGGCCAGATCGACATGATGTGCGACCAGACCACCAATACGACCAACCAGATCCTGGCTGGCGAGATCAAGGCCTATGCCGTGACCACGCCCGAGCGCATCGCCGTTCTGCCCGATCTGCCGACCCTCGCCGAAGGCGGTCTCGAAAACTTCAACCTCGCCATCTGGCACGGCCTCTATGCGCCGGCCGGTACCGACCAGGCCATCATCGACCGGCTGAGCCAGTCGCTGCAGAAGGCCCTGGCCGATGAAATGGTGGGCAACAGCTTTGCCGAGCTGGGCACCTATCCGGTGCCGGCTGACCAGGCCACGCCTGCCGCCCTGGCGCAGAAGCTCGAAGGCCAGATTGGCCTCTGGGCTGAAGTGATCGCTGCCGCCGGCGTCTCGGCCCAGTAA
- a CDS encoding tripartite tricarboxylate transporter TctB family protein, whose protein sequence is MFVAFGGYFALEASRYDFGTPFRMGPGFMPIVLGAVLIALGIAVAAKGFGKPDEEAAPPWPWRGLVLVLGTVIFFAATIRGLGFVPVVLISGFATAMSSSRNNVLQALVISIGLCLLCYLVFVVGLGLLVPPVGPWLRF, encoded by the coding sequence ATGTTTGTCGCTTTCGGCGGCTATTTTGCTCTGGAAGCCAGCCGCTACGACTTTGGAACGCCGTTCCGCATGGGGCCCGGCTTCATGCCCATCGTGCTCGGCGCCGTCCTGATCGCCCTCGGCATCGCCGTGGCCGCCAAGGGGTTCGGCAAGCCGGACGAGGAAGCCGCGCCCCCCTGGCCCTGGCGGGGACTGGTCCTGGTCCTGGGCACGGTCATCTTCTTTGCCGCGACCATCCGTGGCCTGGGCTTTGTCCCGGTCGTGCTGATTTCGGGCTTTGCCACGGCGATGTCATCGAGCCGAAACAACGTGTTGCAGGCCCTGGTCATCTCGATTGGACTGTGCCTGCTCTGCTATCTGGTTTTCGTGGTCGGCCTGGGCCTTCTGGTCCCCCCGGTCGGTCCCTGGCTGCGTTTCTAG
- a CDS encoding tripartite tricarboxylate transporter permease, with protein sequence MDLFSSLSLGFSVALDPFNVLYCFVGVLLGTLVGVLPGIGPTATIAMLLPITFSLNAETALIMLAGIYYGAQYGGSTTAILINLPGESSAAVTAIDGYQMARKGRAGPALAAAALGSFFAGSVATFLLAAFAPPLARAALNFGAPEYFSLIVLGLLVSIALAHGSILKALAMIVLGLLLGMVGQDIYTGTPRFTFGLRELFGGLNFVAVAVGVFGVAEILRNLENEKEREVGVKEVKNLWLTKDDLRRIVAPVLRGTGIGSILGILPGGGHILSAFASYSAEKRLSKNPGEFGKGAIEGVAGPESANNAAAQTSFIPLMTLGIPAHPVMALMIGAFILQGITPGPNVINEQPALFWGIIASMWIGNLLLVILNLPLIGLWVKMLSIPYRVLFPAIVLFACIGTFSINQNIYDVYAIAFFGIVGYLLIRFGCEPAPLLLGFVLGPLLEEHLRRAMIISRGDPMIFVTRPISATLLVLALAAVLIAVLPAIRKKRQEVFVEDD encoded by the coding sequence ATGGATCTGTTCTCTTCCCTGTCGCTGGGCTTTTCGGTCGCTCTCGATCCGTTCAACGTCCTATATTGTTTCGTCGGTGTGCTGCTTGGCACCCTGGTCGGCGTCCTGCCCGGCATCGGGCCCACCGCCACCATCGCCATGCTGCTGCCGATCACCTTCTCGCTCAATGCCGAGACGGCGCTGATCATGCTGGCGGGCATCTATTACGGTGCCCAGTATGGCGGCTCGACCACCGCGATCCTCATCAACCTGCCCGGCGAATCCTCGGCGGCGGTGACGGCGATCGATGGTTATCAGATGGCCCGCAAGGGCCGTGCGGGCCCGGCGCTCGCGGCGGCGGCGCTCGGCTCCTTCTTTGCCGGTTCGGTGGCGACATTCCTCCTCGCCGCCTTCGCCCCGCCGCTGGCGCGGGCAGCGCTGAATTTCGGCGCGCCCGAATATTTCTCGCTGATCGTGCTCGGCCTGCTCGTCTCCATCGCCCTGGCGCATGGCTCCATCCTCAAGGCCCTGGCCATGATCGTGCTCGGTCTCTTGCTCGGCATGGTGGGCCAGGACATCTATACCGGCACGCCCCGCTTTACCTTCGGGCTGCGAGAATTGTTCGGCGGGCTCAATTTCGTGGCGGTGGCCGTGGGTGTGTTCGGCGTGGCCGAAATCCTGCGCAATCTCGAGAATGAGAAAGAGCGCGAAGTCGGGGTCAAGGAGGTCAAGAACCTCTGGCTGACCAAAGACGATTTGCGCCGCATCGTTGCGCCGGTCCTGCGCGGCACCGGCATTGGCTCCATTCTCGGCATCCTGCCGGGTGGCGGGCATATCCTGTCGGCTTTCGCGTCATACTCGGCGGAAAAGCGCCTGTCGAAAAATCCGGGCGAGTTCGGCAAGGGTGCCATCGAGGGCGTCGCGGGGCCGGAATCGGCCAATAATGCGGCCGCGCAGACCTCGTTCATCCCGCTGATGACGCTGGGCATTCCCGCTCACCCGGTGATGGCCCTGATGATCGGCGCCTTCATCCTGCAGGGCATCACGCCCGGCCCCAATGTCATCAACGAACAGCCGGCGCTGTTCTGGGGCATCATCGCCTCGATGTGGATCGGCAATCTGCTGCTGGTCATCCTCAACCTGCCGCTGATCGGGCTATGGGTGAAGATGCTGTCCATTCCCTATCGGGTGCTGTTCCCGGCCATCGTGCTGTTCGCCTGTATCGGCACCTTCTCGATCAACCAGAACATCTACGATGTCTATGCCATCGCCTTCTTCGGCATTGTCGGCTACCTGCTGATCCGCTTCGGCTGCGAGCCGGCGCCATTGCTGCTCGGCTTCGTCCTCGGACCGCTGCTCGAAGAGCATTTGCGGCGCGCCATGATCATCTCGCGCGGCGATCCGATGATCTTTGTCACCCGCCCCATCTCGGCGACGCTGCTGGTGCTGGCCCTGGCCGCGGTGCTGATCGCCGTCTTGCCGGCGATCCGCAAGAAACGCCAGGAAGTCTTTGTCGAAGACGACTGA
- a CDS encoding Gfo/Idh/MocA family oxidoreductase, protein MSKRKIAVIGVGKIAQDQHLPVIDASEDFELAATVSTRGIGHGDLPVFRSPAELYAAMPEIGLVSICTPPGVRHAYVREALDAGKDVMLEKPPTTTISELDDLIAHAGRLDRVIFQTWHSQYNAAVDRAKVILSEEGVSAARIDWRESVRKWHPGQDWVWEPGGFGVCDPGINAFSIFTKVMPFPVFVDSARLIFPANRQTPIDVDIAFKSSQPHRPDLSCGFNWLEESGEIWTIAFKTGAGNEVKLERGGRTLRVNGEVVLEHGDEEYARMYDRFADLLEARESDVDVRPFRLMGDVFLLGARENGPDFNW, encoded by the coding sequence ATGAGCAAGCGCAAGATTGCGGTGATCGGTGTTGGCAAGATCGCCCAGGACCAGCATCTGCCGGTCATTGACGCCTCGGAAGATTTCGAGCTGGCGGCGACCGTGTCGACCCGTGGCATTGGCCATGGTGACCTGCCGGTGTTCCGCAGCCCGGCCGAGCTCTATGCCGCCATGCCCGAGATCGGTCTGGTGTCGATCTGCACGCCCCCCGGGGTGCGTCATGCCTATGTCCGCGAGGCGCTCGACGCGGGCAAGGATGTCATGCTCGAAAAGCCGCCAACGACCACGATTTCCGAACTGGACGATCTGATCGCCCATGCCGGCCGGCTGGACCGGGTCATTTTCCAGACCTGGCACAGCCAGTACAATGCGGCGGTCGACCGGGCCAAGGTGATCCTCTCCGAAGAAGGGGTCAGCGCCGCGCGCATCGACTGGCGTGAAAGCGTGCGCAAGTGGCATCCGGGTCAGGATTGGGTATGGGAGCCGGGCGGCTTCGGTGTCTGCGATCCGGGCATCAATGCCTTTTCGATCTTCACCAAGGTCATGCCCTTTCCCGTCTTCGTCGATAGCGCCCGGCTGATCTTCCCGGCCAACCGGCAAACCCCGATCGATGTCGATATCGCCTTCAAGTCGAGCCAGCCGCACCGCCCGGACCTGTCCTGTGGCTTCAACTGGCTGGAAGAGAGCGGCGAGATCTGGACCATCGCGTTCAAGACCGGCGCCGGCAACGAGGTCAAGCTCGAGCGGGGCGGCCGGACGTTGCGCGTCAATGGCGAGGTGGTGCTCGAACATGGCGATGAAGAATATGCCCGCATGTATGATCGCTTCGCCGACCTCCTCGAGGCACGCGAATCCGATGTCGACGTCCGGCCGTTCCGCCTGATGGGCGACGTCTTCCTGCTCGGCGCACGCGAAAACGGCCCCGACTTCAACTGGTAG
- a CDS encoding VOC family protein: MAKVTGIGGVFFRSADTKALANWYETHLGVTEMWNQEAGMTVFAPFKQATTYFPADKQWMINFRVDDLDTIMAQLRDAGIAIETRPDEWDSPETGRFARIHDPEGNQIELWEPADSPAQ; the protein is encoded by the coding sequence ATGGCAAAAGTGACAGGTATCGGCGGCGTTTTCTTCCGCTCGGCGGACACCAAGGCGCTGGCGAATTGGTATGAAACTCATCTTGGTGTGACCGAAATGTGGAACCAGGAGGCGGGCATGACCGTCTTTGCCCCGTTCAAGCAGGCCACCACCTATTTCCCCGCCGACAAGCAGTGGATGATCAATTTCCGCGTCGACGATCTCGATACCATCATGGCGCAGTTGCGGGACGCCGGGATCGCCATCGAAACCCGCCCGGATGAATGGGACAGCCCGGAAACCGGCCGCTTCGCCCGCATCCACGATCCCGAGGGCAACCAGATCGAGCTGTGGGAACCCGCCGATTCCCCGGCACAATAA